CACCGTGGTCCGGACTTCGAGCGGGATGCGCTCCCGGATCTGCCGGGCCAGATGAAATCCTATCCCGCCCAACTGCTCCACGCCCTGCAGACGGTTGTCGGCCGTGCCCTGGGTAACGAGCGCGCCGCCCTCCTCCTTGGCCCCCTCGGCGACCATGATCACGCTGAACGGACTGCCACCCTTCAGCCGGTGCTGGATCTTGGCCACCACCTTGTCCAGATTATAGGGAATCTCGGGAATGAGGATGATGTGCGCGCCTCCGGCCAGTCCCGCCTCCAGGGCGATCCAGCCGGCATAGCGCCCCATGACTTCCAGGATCATGACCCGGTCATGGCTGCGGCCCGTGGTATGCAGGCGGTCCATGGCATCGCAGGCGACCTGCACGGCGGTCTGGAAGCCAAAGGTATAATCCGTGCCAAAAAGATCGTTGTCGATGGTCTTGGGGATGCCGACCACGGGCATGCCCATTTTTTGGAACATGTGGCCCAGTTCCAGGGTGCCCTCGCCGCCGACCACGAACAGACAGTCCAGGTCCAGGGAACGAAAGGTGTCCATGGCCTGGGCCGAAAGGTCGCGGACAACGATCTGCCCGGACTCGTCGAACTCGCGGTAGGCAAAGGGATTCCCCTTGTTGGTCGTGCCCAGGATCGTGCCACCCAGAGTCAGGATGTCCTTGGTGTTGCCGGTGGTCAAGTTCATGGTCCGCCCGAAAACAAGGCCATCGAACCCGTTCTCAAGACCGATAACCT
The genomic region above belongs to Deltaproteobacteria bacterium and contains:
- a CDS encoding ATP-dependent 6-phosphofructokinase, producing the protein MSLRRVGILTGGGDCSGLNAVIRAVTRAAIIQHGAEVIGLENGFDGLVFGRTMNLTTGNTKDILTLGGTILGTTNKGNPFAYREFDESGQIVVRDLSAQAMDTFRSLDLDCLFVVGGEGTLELGHMFQKMGMPVVGIPKTIDNDLFGTDYTFGFQTAVQVACDAMDRLHTTGRSHDRVMILEVMGRYAGWIALEAGLAGGAHIILIPEIPYNLDKVVAKIQHRLKGGSPFSVIMVAEGAKEEGGALVTQGTADNRLQGVEQLGGIGFHLARQIRERIPLEVRTTVLGHIQRGGSPTAFDRVLGTRLGAAAVDAAARGEFGTMVALKTPDIVLVPLAELAGLCRTVPVDHQLIRAAEATGVNMGRGAM